CACTCCCAATGTCGCAAGGAAATCCTTGGCATAGTTCTGGTCAAGCTGAAAACCATACTTCTGACCAACGCGATAGACGAGTTTAAGTTGCAACGGGATAATCGCCATGGTCGACAACGCTGAAGGCAAGAGTTCCAGCGCACCCGCAAGAATTGCCATATCGGTGATGGCCTTATCGAGTTCATCCGGCTGCGCCATCTGGGAACTTGCCGGAGTCGGACCAATCACTATTGGGGTCGTCGTTACCACCTCAGCGTCCGCCCGCACGGCCTTTGCGTCGAGCGCGCTGACCTGCAACTGAGCTTGCAGTCCTTCGAGAAACACTTGCTCAGCTTCACTGACCGGTCCATCGGCGGCACACGCAGCCACCGCGAG
The sequence above is a segment of the Deltaproteobacteria bacterium genome. Coding sequences within it:
- a CDS encoding GTPase encodes the protein MAACAADGPVSEAEQVFLEGLQAQLQVSALDAKAVRADAEVVTTTPIVIGPTPASSQMAQPDELDKAITDMAILAGALELLPSALSTMAIIPLQLKLVYRVGQKYGFQLDQNYAKDFLATLGVGVTSQFLEGAASKILGGLFGGLGRQAASSGMSFATTYALGQVAKQYYAAGRKLDTAELKQTFARLLEEAKTKKDQYAQQIQRKVQDVKNSNLASLIKQQ